A stretch of Amycolatopsis balhimycina FH 1894 DNA encodes these proteins:
- a CDS encoding SsgA family sporulation/cell division regulator translates to MADPHTVTSASLDFALRTFGAGPRPVPAELEHDTRDPYAVAVVLHAGPSAVRWLFGRDLLADGLLTRCGDGDVRIGPAADPALVVVELSSPEGAAVLEAPAKEIAAFLDRTYDVVPAGSETDWFDFDEELEKLSYQD, encoded by the coding sequence ATGGCCGACCCGCACACCGTGACCAGCGCCAGCCTCGACTTCGCCCTGCGCACCTTCGGCGCCGGGCCGCGACCGGTGCCGGCCGAGCTGGAGCACGACACCCGCGACCCGTACGCGGTCGCCGTGGTGCTGCACGCCGGCCCGAGCGCGGTCCGGTGGCTCTTCGGCCGTGACCTGCTCGCCGACGGCCTGCTCACCCGCTGCGGCGACGGCGACGTGCGGATCGGGCCCGCCGCCGACCCCGCGCTGGTCGTCGTGGAGCTGAGCTCGCCCGAGGGGGCCGCCGTGCTCGAAGCGCCCGCGAAGGAGATCGCCGCCTTCCTCGACCGCACCTACGACGTCGTCCCGGCCGGCAGCGAGACCGACTGGTTCGACTTCGACGAGGAACTCGAGAAGCTTTCCTACCAGGACTGA
- a CDS encoding anti-sigma factor, with translation MTAELHTLTGAYALDAVSDADRAEFERHLVECAACRQEVAELRATGARLALAAAVDPPPRLKPAVLAAVVRTRQLPPRVPVVLDDPARARTWQLRVSLFGAAAAAVVAVVLGLGTASGPPAPVDPVLSAPDASAIQGTGQGRATLVVSRSRNQAVLLASGLPALDAAHVYQVWFIGSGGARSAGLMQPESPDRMRPMLADLPPGADRIGITVEPAGGSPGPTTPAVARIDLA, from the coding sequence ATGACCGCCGAACTGCACACGCTGACCGGGGCATACGCGCTGGACGCGGTGTCCGATGCGGACCGCGCGGAGTTCGAACGCCACCTGGTGGAGTGCGCCGCCTGCCGCCAGGAGGTCGCGGAGCTGCGCGCCACCGGGGCGCGGCTCGCCCTGGCCGCGGCGGTGGACCCGCCGCCGCGGCTGAAGCCCGCGGTGCTCGCCGCCGTGGTCCGCACCCGCCAGCTGCCGCCGAGGGTGCCCGTGGTGCTCGACGACCCGGCCCGGGCCAGGACGTGGCAGCTGCGGGTTTCGCTCTTCGGCGCCGCCGCCGCGGCCGTCGTGGCGGTGGTTCTGGGCCTCGGCACGGCGTCCGGTCCGCCGGCGCCCGTCGACCCGGTGCTGTCCGCCCCGGACGCTTCGGCGATCCAGGGCACCGGGCAGGGCCGCGCGACGCTGGTGGTTTCCCGCAGCCGCAACCAGGCGGTCCTGCTGGCATCCGGCTTGCCCGCCCTCGACGCGGCGCACGTCTACCAGGTCTGGTTCATCGGCAGCGGTGGCGCGCGGTCAGCCGGGCTGATGCAGCCGGAATCGCCGGACCGGATGCGCCCCATGCTCGCCGACCTGCCCCCGGGAGCGGACCGGATCGGGATCACCGTGGAGCCCGCCGGTGGCTCGCCCGGCCCGACGACGCCGGCGGTCGCCCGGATCGATCTCGCCTGA
- the sigK gene encoding ECF RNA polymerase sigma factor SigK, translating into MGERGRLRLQPDEAPAPVPDAEELLRQVAAGDETAFASLYDLVAGPVLGLATRVLRSHAQAEEVAQEVLVEVWRKATRYEPERGSALSWVLTIAHRRAVDRVRSHQAGVDREQRAGLMDVRRPFDEVTESTLAGLEQQRVRQCLSALTELQRESIVLAYYNGYTYPEVAEVLKVAPGTVKTRIRDGLIRLRDCLGVDR; encoded by the coding sequence ATGGGTGAGCGTGGGCGGTTGCGGCTGCAACCGGACGAGGCGCCGGCGCCCGTGCCGGACGCCGAAGAACTGCTTCGGCAGGTGGCGGCGGGCGACGAGACGGCGTTCGCGTCGCTGTACGACCTCGTCGCCGGTCCGGTGCTCGGGCTGGCGACGCGCGTCCTGCGCAGCCACGCCCAGGCCGAGGAGGTGGCGCAGGAGGTGCTGGTGGAGGTGTGGCGCAAGGCCACCAGGTACGAGCCGGAGCGCGGCAGCGCGCTGTCGTGGGTGCTGACCATCGCCCACCGCCGGGCCGTGGACCGCGTGCGTTCGCACCAGGCCGGCGTCGACCGGGAGCAGCGGGCCGGCCTGATGGACGTGCGGCGGCCGTTCGACGAGGTCACCGAGTCCACCTTGGCCGGTCTGGAGCAGCAGCGGGTGCGGCAGTGCCTGTCCGCGCTGACCGAGCTGCAGCGCGAGTCGATCGTGCTGGCCTACTACAACGGCTACACCTACCCCGAGGTTGCCGAGGTGCTGAAGGTCGCGCCGGGCACCGTGAAGACCCGCATCCGCGACGGCCTGATCCGCCTGCGCGACTGCCTGGGGGTGGACCGATGA